From Cervus canadensis isolate Bull #8, Minnesota chromosome 28, ASM1932006v1, whole genome shotgun sequence, one genomic window encodes:
- the LOC122429860 gene encoding DLA class II histocompatibility antigen, DR-1 beta chain-like isoform X2 gives MVCLWFPPGSWTVILPVILMVLSPLLAWAGSNRTLFMVQGKSECHFANGTGNVRFLDRYIYNREEQVSFDSLVGEYRARTEMGRPAAERWNRWPHALQRARAAVRTFCASNYRFFASLTVQRRVEPAVTVYPVKTRPLWQHNLLVCSVNGFYPGHVEVRWFRNGREEEAGVVSTGLIPNGDWTFQIMVMLEVVPQGGEVYTCHVEHPSLTSPVTVEWRAQDESSREKMLSGIGACVLGLLFLGMGLLFYIRR, from the exons ATGGTGTGCCTTTGGTTCCCCCCAGGCTCCTGGACAGTGATTCTGCCAGTGATACTGATGGTGCTGAGCCCGCTGCTGGCCTGGGCTGGAAGTAACCGAA CGCTCTTCATGGTGCAGGGCAAGTCCGAGTGTCACTTCGCCAACGGCACGGGGAACGTGCGCTTCCTGGACAGGTATATCTACAACCGCGAGGAGCAGGTGAGCTTCGACAGCCTCGTGGGCGAGTACCGCGCGCGGACCGAGATGGGGCGGCCGGCGGCCGAGCGCTGGAACCGCTGGCCCCACGCCCTGCAGCGGGCCCGCGCCGCCGTGCGCACCTTCTGCGCCAGCAACTACCGGTTCTTTGCGAGCCTCACGGTGCAGAGGAGAG TGGAGCCCGCAGTGACCGTGTATCCTGTGAAGACCCGGCCCCTGTGGCAGCACAACCTCCTGGTCTGCTCTGTGAATGGCTTCTACCCAGGCCACGTTGAGGTCAGGTGGTTCCGGAACGGCCGGGAAGAGGAGGCCGGGGTGGTCTCCACAGGCCTGATCCCTAACGGAGACTGGACCTTCCAGATCATGGTGATGCTTGAAGTAGTTCCTCAGGGTGGAGAGGTCTACACTTGCCATGTGGAGCACCCCAGCCTGACGAGCCCCGTCACAGTGGAATGGA GGGCACAGGATGAATCTTCACGAGAAAAGATGCTGAGTGGAATCGGGGCCTGTGTTCTAGGTCTGCTCTTCCTTGGGATGGGGCTGCTCTTCTACATCAGGAG gtag
- the LOC122429860 gene encoding DLA class II histocompatibility antigen, DR-1 beta chain-like isoform X1: MVCLWFPPGSWTVILPVILMVLSPLLAWAGSNRTLFMVQGKSECHFANGTGNVRFLDRYIYNREEQVSFDSLVGEYRARTEMGRPAAERWNRWPHALQRARAAVRTFCASNYRFFASLTVQRRVEPAVTVYPVKTRPLWQHNLLVCSVNGFYPGHVEVRWFRNGREEEAGVVSTGLIPNGDWTFQIMVMLEVVPQGGEVYTCHVEHPSLTSPVTVEWRAQDESSREKMLSGIGACVLGLLFLGMGLLFYIRRSPELEQRP; this comes from the exons ATGGTGTGCCTTTGGTTCCCCCCAGGCTCCTGGACAGTGATTCTGCCAGTGATACTGATGGTGCTGAGCCCGCTGCTGGCCTGGGCTGGAAGTAACCGAA CGCTCTTCATGGTGCAGGGCAAGTCCGAGTGTCACTTCGCCAACGGCACGGGGAACGTGCGCTTCCTGGACAGGTATATCTACAACCGCGAGGAGCAGGTGAGCTTCGACAGCCTCGTGGGCGAGTACCGCGCGCGGACCGAGATGGGGCGGCCGGCGGCCGAGCGCTGGAACCGCTGGCCCCACGCCCTGCAGCGGGCCCGCGCCGCCGTGCGCACCTTCTGCGCCAGCAACTACCGGTTCTTTGCGAGCCTCACGGTGCAGAGGAGAG TGGAGCCCGCAGTGACCGTGTATCCTGTGAAGACCCGGCCCCTGTGGCAGCACAACCTCCTGGTCTGCTCTGTGAATGGCTTCTACCCAGGCCACGTTGAGGTCAGGTGGTTCCGGAACGGCCGGGAAGAGGAGGCCGGGGTGGTCTCCACAGGCCTGATCCCTAACGGAGACTGGACCTTCCAGATCATGGTGATGCTTGAAGTAGTTCCTCAGGGTGGAGAGGTCTACACTTGCCATGTGGAGCACCCCAGCCTGACGAGCCCCGTCACAGTGGAATGGA GGGCACAGGATGAATCTTCACGAGAAAAGATGCTGAGTGGAATCGGGGCCTGTGTTCTAGGTCTGCTCTTCCTTGGGATGGGGCTGCTCTTCTACATCAGGAG GTCTCCTGAGCTGGAGCAGAGACCGTGA